The Candidatus Nanopelagicales bacterium sequence GGTAGTGAGCTTGCCGCCCGTGACTGTGATCATCGAACCGGAGCGCCTCACGACATGCCGACGTGAGATGTCGGCCGAGGAGCCCTTGGGAGCGCCGTCCTGCGCCACAACGAGTGGTCGAACGCCGGCGAACGAGCCGACGACGTCGTCGGACGTGAGCGGACGCTCAAGGGCCGAGGAGATGATCCCTATGATCCAGTCGATGTCCGAACTTGGGGCAACCGGCACATCGGGAATCCCTCCTTCTACCGGGTTATCGGTCAAGCCGATGTAGCAAAGTCCGTCTCGCTGCGGGAGGACGAACACGTACCTGCCGAAGTGCCCCGGAACCTCGACTGTCAGCGCGCCAGCCGGGTTGCCCAGTGTCTTGGAGCGGACGACGATGTGACTTCCCAGTGAAGGCCGCAGCTCGATGGACGGATCCAACTGCCCCGCCCACACGCCGGTGGCATTGACGACAGTGCGGGCGTTGATTCCGAACTGGCCGGAGTCCCGCGTGTCTTCGACGATCGCGCCCGTGTCGCTGACCTCAACGGCACGCATCCGGGTCAGTATTCGAGCGCCGAACTTGGCCGCTGTACGTGCGATCGCGACGACAAGGCGGGCATCATCTTCGAGCTGGCAGTCCCACCCCACAATCGCCCCGCGCAGACCCTCGGTTCGGATAGTGGGCACAAGACGTTGCGCTAGTCCTCGCGTGACGATCCGGCCGGACGGAAGCAGTCCGCGAGGGGTGCGGGCCGCCACGCGCATCGCGTCACCAGCGGCGAAACCCATGCGGGCCAGGAGCGCCTTCGCCTCGTTGCCGGAGTAGACCGGGACGACTTGGGGAATTGAATGGATCAGATGTGGCGCGACCCGGCTGGCGATGATGGACCGCTCCTGCGCGCTTTCCCAGGCGACGCCGATGTCACCCTTGGCCAGATAGCGCAGTCCGCCATGGACGAGCTTGCTCGACCAGCGTGACGTTCCGTGCGCCAGATCATGCGACTCGACCAGGGCCACGGACAGTCCCCTGCTCGCCGCGTCGAGGGCGACTCCGGTGCCAGTAATGCCGCCCCCAACTACGAGCACGTCGACGGCTTCGCCGCCAGCCAGATCATCACGATCCTTGGCTCGGCGATCCGCGTTGAGCCGTGTGGCTGGGTCTCCGGGCGGAATCAGGCGAGGGCGAGCGGTCACAGTGAGTCTCCTGAATTCGTTGACTCCGAAACTAGGGGATCCGGTGGCGGTCACGCAGGTCAGGGACATCACGCGCGGGTCACAGTGTCGATCGGCGAGACACGTCGGCCAGACTGTAGGGGCCGGTGCCGGACCCTGAGGAGGGTGTTATGACTCAATCTTTGTCGCAGACGTTCGGAAGGTGGGGAACTCCGACAAGCGGACCAGTCAGTCTGACTCCGCGGGCCGCGCAGTACTTGGCGGAACTAGTTGGCACGGGCGCACCGGCGAACACAGCCACTCACGCTGACGTTGACGTTGCCGCTAGCAGGCTCACC is a genomic window containing:
- a CDS encoding glycerol-3-phosphate dehydrogenase/oxidase; translation: MTARPRLIPPGDPATRLNADRRAKDRDDLAGGEAVDVLVVGGGITGTGVALDAASRGLSVALVESHDLAHGTSRWSSKLVHGGLRYLAKGDIGVAWESAQERSIIASRVAPHLIHSIPQVVPVYSGNEAKALLARMGFAAGDAMRVAARTPRGLLPSGRIVTRGLAQRLVPTIRTEGLRGAIVGWDCQLEDDARLVVAIARTAAKFGARILTRMRAVEVSDTGAIVEDTRDSGQFGINARTVVNATGVWAGQLDPSIELRPSLGSHIVVRSKTLGNPAGALTVEVPGHFGRYVFVLPQRDGLCYIGLTDNPVEGGIPDVPVAPSSDIDWIIGIISSALERPLTSDDVVGSFAGVRPLVVAQDGAPKGSSADISRRHVVRRSGSMITVTGGKLTTYRKMASDVVDQIADSPCLTAGISLVGAGPKVEGSSIPARLWRRYGNEAPRVWAIGSKSPSLREPVADSVAVLGVEFAFGREYELALTVDDLIHRRTRLGLVPADAAAAVEAAELAMRD